The following coding sequences lie in one Capnocytophaga stomatis genomic window:
- a CDS encoding helix-turn-helix domain-containing protein: MNTIFTIGIFLSLFLAFLLFTKRNKTLSDTVLSIWMLFISIHLLSYNLYYLGYWKVYPHLVGLTHPFPLLHGPFLYLYVVFSLRSDQKFRWKDMLHFLPFVIDYLGMFPFIFGYTAQQKLLMDSQDINSEYQWFFIISLVSFVISGITYPVLSYRKITNYQQLINENFAYEEGISLRWLKVFIMGLGIIFLVGTIIILMREVFQIDFGFNSDLIIFVLIVLLVFLIGFSGIRYQGIFTEKAIKEHSIVEVKTVSEYRKSGLKSDEVTQLHQEMLSLMKEKKPYLEPKLTLSQLAEQLAISSNNLSQVINQCEGKNFYDFVNSYRVDEFIKRATNDKNRGLNLLGIALDSGFNSKSSFNQVFKKHTGDTPSNYLKNNI; this comes from the coding sequence ATGAATACTATTTTTACGATAGGAATTTTTCTTTCGCTGTTTTTGGCTTTTTTGCTATTTACTAAGCGGAATAAAACCTTGTCCGATACCGTTTTATCAATATGGATGTTATTTATTTCGATACATCTACTGAGCTACAATTTGTATTATTTGGGGTATTGGAAAGTATATCCGCATTTGGTGGGGCTTACACACCCGTTTCCGTTGCTTCACGGACCGTTTTTGTATCTGTATGTTGTATTTTCATTGCGTTCAGACCAGAAATTTCGCTGGAAGGATATGTTACATTTCCTGCCTTTCGTGATTGACTACTTAGGAATGTTTCCGTTTATTTTTGGTTACACGGCTCAGCAGAAATTGCTTATGGATAGCCAAGATATAAACAGCGAATATCAATGGTTTTTTATTATTTCGTTGGTATCTTTTGTTATTTCAGGTATTACGTACCCTGTTTTATCATACCGTAAAATCACGAATTATCAGCAACTTATCAATGAAAATTTCGCTTATGAAGAAGGGATAAGTTTGCGGTGGCTCAAGGTATTCATTATGGGGCTGGGAATCATTTTTTTAGTGGGAACTATCATCATTTTGATGCGTGAGGTATTCCAAATTGATTTTGGATTCAATTCGGATTTAATTATTTTTGTGCTAATTGTGTTATTGGTGTTTCTGATTGGTTTTTCGGGCATTCGTTATCAGGGAATTTTTACGGAAAAAGCCATAAAGGAACATAGCATCGTTGAAGTAAAAACAGTTTCGGAGTACAGAAAGTCAGGTTTGAAGTCCGATGAAGTTACACAATTGCATCAAGAGATGTTATCGTTAATGAAAGAAAAGAAACCATATCTTGAACCTAAATTAACGTTGAGCCAATTGGCAGAACAATTAGCGATTTCTTCCAATAATTTGAGTCAGGTTATTAATCAATGTGAAGGTAAAAATTTTTATGATTTTGTGAATAGTTACCGAGTTGATGAATTCATAAAACGAGCCACGAATGATAAAAACAGAGGATTAAATCTGCTCGGGATTGCACTTGATTCGGGGTTTAATTCCAAATCTTCATTCAATCAAGTATTTAAAAAGCATACGGGAGACACTCCTTCTAATTATTTGAAAAACAATATTTAA
- a CDS encoding ribonuclease H1 domain-containing protein, with translation MAKKKFYVVWEGHKTGVFSSWEQCKKAVEGFPNAKYKAFPSSELARKAFSESFDNYKGKTFFKSELSDNELKLIGKPKVPSIAVDAACSGNPGVMEYRGVDTQTQKELFRIPPMQGGTNNIGEFLAIVHALALLKKHNQTMPVYSDSRIAINWVRQKKCKTNVKENDKNQKIFELIDRAEIWLHENTFPNHILKWETKAWGEIPADFGRKNN, from the coding sequence ATGGCTAAAAAGAAATTTTACGTTGTTTGGGAGGGACATAAAACAGGCGTTTTCTCCTCGTGGGAGCAGTGCAAAAAGGCTGTGGAAGGTTTCCCGAATGCTAAATATAAAGCTTTTCCCTCTTCGGAACTTGCTCGGAAGGCTTTTTCCGAAAGTTTTGATAATTACAAAGGTAAAACATTTTTTAAATCGGAACTCTCTGATAATGAATTAAAATTAATCGGAAAACCAAAAGTACCCTCCATTGCGGTAGATGCCGCTTGTAGCGGTAATCCGGGTGTAATGGAATATCGGGGAGTTGATACGCAGACCCAAAAAGAGCTTTTCAGAATTCCGCCAATGCAAGGAGGAACAAACAATATTGGCGAATTTCTGGCAATTGTCCACGCACTGGCACTGCTTAAAAAACACAACCAAACAATGCCTGTTTATTCTGATAGCCGGATTGCCATTAATTGGGTCAGACAAAAAAAATGCAAAACCAACGTTAAGGAAAACGATAAAAATCAAAAAATATTTGAACTTATTGACCGTGCCGAAATTTGGTTGCACGAAAACACCTTCCCGAACCATATTTTGAAATGGGAAACCAAAGCGTGGGGCGAAATTCCTGCCGATTTTGGACGAAAAAACAATTAA
- a CDS encoding heavy metal translocating P-type ATPase — MKQIYYIKGMSCYGCVGTVQTALAGITNIHSVKIDLDSQQAEIESDEAIPFNQLEKALEGTNYSIHTDLKEAQTYTYFVKGMSCSGCENTVREALQEINGVQEISVNVKEKKVVVRLSKPVSFAKLSRSLEGTHYTLCKTFEQAIETTSKATENIKKGNVTFYCPMQCEGDKTYDKMGDCPICGMDLVEEVSAFTSNGNSAEAKKLKELRFKFWGSVAFTIPIFIIAMSEMIPNNILYQLMEQKYWNWVQFVLSVPVVFYFCNIFFVRAWKSLKSFNFNMFTLIGIGAGIAWVFSVVGMLFPNWFPSQFKTHHGAVHVYFEATTVILTLVMLGQLLEASAHGKTQDAIKTLLGLAPDTAIKIVNGEEIEVSINEVVKDDFLRVKPGDKIPVDGKITQGTATIDESMITGEPIPVEKQVGDQVSAGTINGTTSFIMQAKKVGAETLLSQIVDMVQKASRSQAPIQKLADRISSYFVPIVVIISMITFILWMVFGGENAYTYALVNAIAVLIIACPCALGLATPMSVMVGIGKGAQNGILIKNAEALERMNSVDTLIIDKTGTITEGKPSLEKIISFSDYTENQLLSIVYSLNKNSEHPLAKATNDYAKQNNVISFEIEHFKAISGKGVSGTFGQKKYYFGNDKLIADVGILIPISINKQVKQEQQKGKTVSFLVENKEIIAAVVISDPIKTTTKEALRNLQSLGIEIVMLTGDNPFTAKAVADEIGLKNYKAGMLPQDKQNEVEKLQQQGKIVAMAGDGINDAPALAQSDVGIAMGTGTDIAIQSAEITLVKGNLSGIVKVKKLSHSVVKNIKQNLFFAMIYNTIGVPVAAGILFPFFGILLSPMLGALAMSFSSVSVIANALRLRTVKL, encoded by the coding sequence ATGAAACAGATATATTACATCAAAGGAATGAGTTGCTACGGATGTGTTGGGACAGTGCAAACAGCCCTTGCAGGTATTACAAATATTCATTCTGTAAAAATAGACTTGGATTCACAACAAGCTGAAATAGAGTCCGATGAAGCAATTCCTTTCAACCAACTCGAAAAGGCATTGGAAGGCACAAATTATAGCATTCATACCGATTTGAAAGAAGCACAAACCTACACATACTTCGTAAAGGGAATGAGTTGTTCGGGTTGCGAAAACACGGTTCGTGAAGCATTGCAGGAGATAAATGGCGTTCAGGAAATTTCAGTCAATGTAAAGGAAAAAAAGGTTGTTGTTCGTCTGTCAAAACCTGTTTCGTTTGCCAAATTAAGCCGAAGTTTGGAAGGTACTCACTATACTTTATGCAAAACCTTTGAACAGGCAATCGAGACCACCTCAAAAGCAACCGAAAATATTAAAAAAGGCAATGTAACTTTCTATTGCCCAATGCAATGCGAAGGCGACAAGACTTATGACAAGATGGGCGATTGTCCTATCTGCGGAATGGACTTGGTGGAGGAAGTTTCAGCCTTTACTTCCAATGGAAACTCCGCTGAAGCCAAAAAATTAAAAGAACTTCGATTCAAATTCTGGGGTTCGGTGGCTTTTACCATTCCTATTTTCATTATTGCAATGAGCGAAATGATTCCAAACAACATTCTTTACCAGTTAATGGAACAAAAATATTGGAATTGGGTGCAATTTGTACTTTCTGTGCCTGTTGTGTTCTACTTCTGTAATATATTTTTTGTCAGAGCGTGGAAAAGTTTGAAGTCGTTTAACTTCAATATGTTTACCCTTATCGGAATTGGAGCAGGAATTGCGTGGGTTTTCAGTGTGGTAGGAATGCTTTTCCCCAATTGGTTTCCCTCTCAGTTCAAAACACATCACGGAGCGGTTCACGTTTATTTTGAGGCTACAACCGTTATCCTCACTTTAGTAATGCTCGGGCAACTGTTGGAGGCTTCGGCACACGGAAAAACACAAGATGCCATCAAAACATTATTAGGATTAGCTCCTGATACTGCTATCAAAATTGTGAATGGTGAGGAAATAGAAGTTTCTATCAATGAAGTAGTTAAAGATGATTTTTTAAGAGTAAAACCGGGTGACAAAATTCCCGTTGACGGAAAAATTACGCAAGGTACGGCAACCATTGATGAAAGTATGATTACAGGCGAGCCTATTCCCGTTGAAAAACAAGTGGGAGACCAAGTTTCGGCAGGAACAATCAACGGCACAACCAGTTTTATAATGCAAGCCAAAAAGGTAGGAGCAGAAACATTACTTTCCCAAATTGTAGATATGGTTCAGAAAGCAAGCCGAAGCCAAGCCCCAATTCAAAAACTCGCCGATAGAATTTCATCGTACTTCGTTCCCATCGTTGTTATCATCTCGATGATTACATTCATCCTCTGGATGGTCTTCGGAGGGGAAAACGCCTATACATACGCCTTAGTGAATGCCATCGCAGTGCTGATTATTGCTTGTCCGTGTGCTTTGGGATTGGCTACACCGATGTCAGTGATGGTCGGTATCGGAAAAGGAGCTCAAAACGGGATTCTTATCAAAAATGCGGAGGCTTTGGAACGTATGAACTCTGTCGATACGCTCATTATTGACAAAACAGGCACTATAACCGAAGGAAAGCCGAGTTTGGAGAAGATAATTTCCTTTTCTGACTACACTGAAAACCAGTTACTAAGCATCGTTTATTCTCTGAACAAAAATAGCGAGCATCCACTTGCCAAAGCTACTAATGATTACGCCAAGCAGAATAATGTAATCTCTTTTGAGATAGAACATTTCAAAGCCATTTCAGGCAAAGGTGTTTCGGGAACTTTTGGGCAGAAGAAATATTACTTTGGAAATGACAAACTCATCGCCGATGTAGGTATTTTGATTCCCATTTCGATAAACAAACAAGTAAAACAAGAACAACAAAAAGGGAAAACAGTCTCTTTTTTGGTTGAAAATAAGGAAATTATTGCAGCTGTGGTTATTTCCGACCCAATTAAAACAACAACGAAAGAGGCTTTGAGAAATCTGCAATCACTCGGGATAGAAATTGTGATGCTAACGGGCGATAATCCGTTCACGGCAAAGGCCGTAGCTGATGAAATCGGGCTAAAAAACTACAAAGCCGGAATGTTGCCTCAAGATAAGCAAAATGAGGTGGAAAAACTGCAACAACAAGGAAAAATCGTAGCGATGGCGGGTGACGGTATCAACGATGCTCCCGCCCTTGCACAATCCGATGTGGGTATCGCAATGGGAACAGGCACCGACATAGCCATACAAAGTGCTGAAATTACGCTGGTAAAAGGCAACCTAAGCGGAATTGTAAAGGTCAAAAAACTAAGTCATTCCGTGGTGAAGAATATTAAACAAAATTTATTCTTTGCAATGATTTACAACACCATTGGGGTTCCTGTCGCAGCGGGAATTTTGTTTCCCTTTTTCGGAATTTTGCTGTCACCAATGTTAGGAGCTTTGGCAATGAGTTTCAGTTCGGTAAGTGTGATAGCCAATGCTTTGCGTTTGAGAACTGTGAAGTTATGA
- a CDS encoding HAD family hydrolase → MNPKYFIFDMDGVLVDSEPMHCQIIHEVFQQLEIPFPKSYIEETLTGMSAIPMWEKIKHDANRSEQAEELLQFHRSYFYNRFEEIEVIEVQGVKNVIQKLKNRGFSLALASSSSRKLIDYFTEKINISHFFDVIISGDDVKFSKPFPEIFLKVAQWYQAEPENFWVLEDSKNGVQAAKSAGMNCIGFKNPNSGNQDLSKSDLLIHSMNDITDDFIENLIRNNGKF, encoded by the coding sequence ATGAATCCGAAATATTTTATTTTTGATATGGACGGAGTGCTGGTGGATAGTGAGCCGATGCATTGTCAAATCATTCACGAAGTTTTTCAACAACTTGAAATTCCGTTCCCTAAAAGCTACATCGAAGAAACTCTGACAGGAATGTCCGCAATCCCTATGTGGGAAAAAATAAAGCACGATGCCAATCGTTCCGAACAGGCTGAAGAATTATTGCAATTTCACCGAAGTTATTTTTACAATCGATTTGAAGAAATAGAAGTCATTGAAGTACAAGGAGTTAAAAACGTCATACAAAAACTAAAAAACCGTGGATTTTCACTGGCTTTGGCTTCTTCTTCCTCACGAAAATTAATTGATTATTTCACCGAAAAGATAAATATCAGTCATTTTTTTGATGTAATTATCAGTGGTGACGATGTGAAATTCAGCAAACCTTTTCCAGAAATTTTTCTTAAAGTAGCTCAGTGGTATCAGGCTGAACCTGAAAACTTTTGGGTACTTGAAGATAGCAAAAACGGAGTGCAAGCCGCCAAAAGTGCGGGAATGAATTGTATCGGATTCAAAAACCCAAATTCGGGAAATCAAGACCTTTCAAAATCCGATTTGCTAATCCATTCTATGAATGATATTACAGATGATTTCATTGAAAATTTAATCCGAAATAATGGAAAATTCTAA
- a CDS encoding hydroxymethylglutaryl-CoA lyase, with product MENSKKNSVKIIECPRDAMQGFKNFIPTEKKIDYIQSLLNVGFDTIDFGSFVSPKAIPQMADTSQVLEKLDLSKTKSKLLAIVANQRGADEALSFQQIDYLGYPFSISENFQMRNTHKTIAESLITLDYIKNQTEKHGKELVVYLSMGFGNPYGDPWNEEIVEQWVEKLTQKGVQIISLSDTVGSATGEVITNLFSYLIPKYPNVEFGAHFHTSVNNWFEKVDNAYKSGCLRFDGAIRGYGGCPMAKDELVGNMPTEKLISYFQKEKISTQLNLLAFESSYNEAMKIFDN from the coding sequence ATGGAAAATTCTAAAAAAAATAGTGTAAAAATAATTGAATGCCCACGTGATGCAATGCAGGGATTCAAAAATTTTATTCCTACAGAAAAGAAGATAGATTATATACAATCGCTTCTGAATGTGGGATTTGACACTATTGATTTTGGAAGTTTCGTGTCGCCCAAAGCAATTCCGCAAATGGCAGACACATCGCAAGTTCTTGAGAAGTTAGACCTTAGCAAAACCAAGAGCAAACTCCTCGCAATTGTTGCCAATCAACGAGGTGCTGATGAGGCTTTATCCTTCCAACAAATTGATTATCTGGGCTATCCGTTTTCCATTTCGGAAAATTTCCAGATGCGTAACACACACAAAACCATAGCCGAAAGCCTCATAACTTTGGATTATATTAAAAATCAAACCGAAAAACACGGAAAAGAATTGGTTGTTTATCTTTCAATGGGCTTTGGAAATCCTTATGGTGACCCTTGGAATGAAGAAATTGTAGAACAATGGGTTGAAAAACTTACCCAAAAAGGCGTTCAAATTATCTCGCTTTCCGATACTGTAGGAAGTGCCACTGGCGAAGTGATTACCAACTTATTTTCATACCTGATTCCTAAATATCCAAATGTGGAATTTGGAGCTCATTTTCACACATCCGTTAATAATTGGTTTGAAAAAGTAGATAATGCCTATAAATCAGGATGTTTGCGTTTCGATGGAGCTATTCGTGGTTACGGAGGTTGCCCAATGGCAAAAGATGAACTTGTTGGGAATATGCCTACCGAAAAATTAATTTCCTACTTTCAGAAGGAGAAAATTTCAACTCAATTAAATCTTTTGGCTTTTGAGAGTAGCTATAACGAGGCTATGAAAATTTTTGATAATTAA
- the truA gene encoding tRNA pseudouridine(38-40) synthase TruA yields MRYFIEFSYNGKNYHGWQNQPHSVSVQEVMEKSLSTLLRTQIEIVGAGRTDSGVHALQMFAHFDVENPIDNQLVYKLNAFLPKDIAIYKIHRVKDDAHARFDAIKRTYEYHICTKKDAFRYESSMYVNLPLDVQKMEEAAKLLFKYVDFQCFSKSNTDVKTYNCKIYEAFWKQEESLLIFTISADRFLRNMVRAIVGTLIDVGLGKISLLDFQKIIESKNRCRAGASVPACGLFLKKVEYSENIFLVND; encoded by the coding sequence ATGCGATATTTCATAGAATTTTCATACAACGGGAAAAATTATCACGGATGGCAGAACCAACCACATTCGGTTAGTGTTCAGGAAGTTATGGAGAAAAGTTTGAGTACACTTTTACGAACTCAAATAGAAATCGTTGGAGCTGGACGAACCGATAGCGGAGTGCACGCTTTGCAAATGTTTGCCCATTTTGATGTTGAAAATCCTATTGATAATCAGTTGGTTTACAAATTGAATGCTTTTTTGCCTAAGGATATTGCCATTTACAAAATTCATCGCGTGAAGGACGATGCACACGCCCGATTTGATGCGATAAAAAGAACCTATGAATATCACATTTGCACAAAGAAAGATGCATTTCGTTATGAATCAAGTATGTATGTGAATCTTCCGTTAGATGTGCAAAAAATGGAAGAGGCGGCAAAACTTCTTTTTAAATATGTTGATTTTCAGTGTTTTTCAAAGTCAAATACGGATGTGAAGACTTATAACTGCAAGATTTATGAGGCTTTTTGGAAACAAGAAGAATCGCTTTTAATTTTTACGATTTCAGCTGATCGTTTTTTGCGAAATATGGTGCGAGCCATCGTGGGTACGTTGATTGATGTAGGGCTTGGAAAAATATCCCTTCTTGATTTCCAGAAGATTATAGAGAGTAAAAATCGTTGTAGGGCGGGGGCTTCCGTGCCTGCTTGCGGTCTTTTTTTGAAAAAAGTAGAATACTCTGAAAATATTTTTCTTGTAAACGATTAA
- a CDS encoding tetratricopeptide repeat protein yields MQFFSEEENYSVSKFESMLQQNHILFFDVDEFEEIIEYYLELGKMSKAKHALQIGLNQHPSAISLKLLQVEVMIFEDELQQASLILNELELLEPSNSEVYVQKANLYSKLNQHEKAIDLLKFALPLADDLVDVYSLIAMEYLFIENYQEAKKYFKKCLSEDIEDYMSLQQLLFCYDILEENDEAIAFLNSYLDKNPYCEVAWHYLGKQHLAKEELNEALRCFDFAIISDDTFTGAYFEKAKVLERLENYQKAIENYKITLTLDDASPLVYLHIGRCFEKMNDDATAEQYYFKAVHEDPQLSKSWLTLAEFYYLRGNHSKALKYINKVLLLEDNNPYYWRRCAEINFCLQDYERAEYAFSQAVEFGDYSLNTLINWTDLLLLNENYAKALSVASDTMRIFPDDVTTFYRLSIAFAGIGNFLESERYLKIAFEKGKEWIAFFDKKFPAFFSLDFVKEIMKKN; encoded by the coding sequence ATGCAATTTTTTTCAGAAGAAGAAAATTATTCTGTTTCAAAATTCGAGTCAATGTTGCAACAAAATCATATTTTGTTTTTTGATGTTGATGAATTTGAAGAAATCATTGAATATTATTTGGAATTAGGAAAAATGAGTAAAGCCAAGCACGCGTTGCAAATTGGTTTGAATCAACATCCTTCGGCTATATCATTGAAACTCTTGCAGGTAGAGGTAATGATTTTTGAAGATGAATTGCAACAAGCATCGCTTATTCTTAACGAATTGGAGTTGCTTGAGCCTTCAAATTCAGAGGTTTACGTGCAGAAGGCAAATCTGTATTCCAAACTTAATCAACACGAAAAAGCAATTGATTTGCTAAAATTCGCACTTCCTTTGGCTGATGATTTGGTAGATGTTTATTCGCTCATCGCAATGGAATATCTTTTTATAGAAAATTATCAAGAAGCGAAAAAATACTTCAAAAAGTGCTTATCAGAAGATATTGAGGACTATATGTCGTTACAACAATTGCTTTTCTGCTATGATATTTTGGAAGAAAATGATGAAGCAATTGCCTTTTTGAATTCGTATTTGGATAAAAATCCGTATTGCGAAGTGGCTTGGCATTATTTGGGAAAACAGCATTTGGCAAAAGAGGAGCTAAATGAAGCGTTGAGATGTTTTGACTTTGCCATAATAAGCGACGATACTTTCACGGGAGCTTATTTTGAAAAAGCTAAAGTGTTGGAAAGGCTTGAAAATTATCAGAAAGCTATTGAAAATTACAAGATTACACTCACATTAGACGATGCTTCTCCTTTGGTGTATTTGCATATCGGGCGTTGTTTTGAGAAAATGAACGACGATGCCACTGCTGAACAGTATTATTTTAAAGCGGTTCACGAGGACCCTCAATTGAGTAAATCTTGGCTCACGTTGGCTGAGTTTTACTACCTTAGGGGGAATCATTCCAAGGCTTTGAAGTATATAAACAAAGTGTTGCTTCTTGAGGACAACAATCCGTATTATTGGCGTCGTTGTGCCGAAATTAATTTCTGTTTGCAGGATTATGAACGAGCAGAATATGCTTTTAGTCAGGCAGTTGAGTTTGGTGATTATTCGTTAAATACGTTGATTAATTGGACGGATTTGTTATTATTAAATGAAAATTATGCCAAAGCCTTGTCCGTTGCCTCAGATACGATGCGCATTTTCCCTGATGATGTGACTACTTTTTATCGCTTGTCAATTGCTTTTGCTGGTATTGGAAACTTCTTGGAATCAGAGCGTTATTTGAAAATTGCTTTCGAGAAAGGAAAAGAATGGATTGCTTTTTTCGATAAAAAATTCCCAGCTTTTTTTAGTTTGGATTTTGTAAAAGAAATAATGAAGAAAAACTAA
- a CDS encoding rhomboid family intramembrane serine protease has translation MERITQTVKHLIIINAILFVVVQYNLIPSLNLKEITPIYFFENPQFNWWQVISHMFMHGDWAHLFFNMYALWAFGSPLEHIWGRNKFLFFYLSCGIGAALIHSGVNYYYFQQGLQALEETGFSAEMVKSVLAEGKYNTAWEQIISKSTFDDMMSAYFTPAVGASGAIYGILAAFAMMFPDAKLMLFFIPYPIKAKYFIPIIVGLDLFSGVTGFSVFGGNIAHFAHVGGALMGFLMMWYWRKKSFDQNRWDRR, from the coding sequence ATGGAACGCATAACGCAGACAGTCAAGCACTTGATAATAATAAATGCTATTTTATTTGTCGTTGTACAATATAACCTTATTCCAAGCTTAAATCTAAAGGAAATAACTCCTATCTATTTCTTTGAAAATCCGCAATTTAATTGGTGGCAAGTTATTTCTCATATGTTTATGCACGGAGATTGGGCTCATTTATTCTTCAATATGTACGCACTTTGGGCTTTCGGAAGTCCGCTGGAACATATTTGGGGAAGAAATAAGTTTTTGTTTTTCTATCTTTCCTGCGGAATTGGAGCTGCACTGATACATTCTGGCGTAAATTATTATTATTTCCAACAAGGTCTTCAGGCTTTGGAAGAGACTGGATTTTCTGCCGAAATGGTAAAAAGTGTTTTAGCCGAAGGTAAATACAACACAGCTTGGGAGCAAATCATTTCAAAAAGCACTTTTGATGATATGATGTCAGCGTATTTCACGCCAGCTGTTGGGGCTTCGGGGGCGATTTACGGTATTTTAGCAGCATTTGCAATGATGTTCCCTGATGCCAAATTGATGCTTTTCTTCATTCCTTATCCTATAAAAGCAAAATATTTTATCCCGATTATAGTTGGTTTGGACTTATTTTCAGGTGTTACGGGATTTTCTGTTTTCGGAGGAAATATCGCACATTTTGCCCACGTGGGAGGAGCTTTAATGGGCTTTTTGATGATGTGGTACTGGAGAAAAAAATCATTTGACCAGAACCGTTGGGATAGAAGATAA
- the mutL gene encoding DNA mismatch repair endonuclease MutL — protein MTDIIRLLPDHVANQIAAGEVIQRPASAVKELLENAIDAKATEIKLIIKDAGKTLVQVIDNGIGMSVTDARLAFERHATSKIQKAEDLFHLQTKGFRGEALASIAAIAHVELITKRPSDELGTELRIEGSKVTYQEPCVTANGTSIAMKNLFFNIPARRNFLKSDSVELRHVLDEFHRVALAHPNIHFYFYNNGSELFNLPVANFRQRIVHIFGAKTNEKLVPVEEETPILKISGFIVKPEYITKSKSLQFLMVNHRFVKSRYLNHAITTAYEGLINSQQQPDYFIQLEVDPSSIDINIHPTKTEVKFEDEHSIYALLKSAVKHSLGQFNIAPTLDFNRDASFDIPYNYKDKEPVFPKIEIDPDFNPFKEEIKPKSSYSSSYSHQSKKQPAWESLYSEIDSGLNNFESQVIESKLFDTETPILQTGKKIISFGRKYLVTTLGGELIVVNIHRAHQRVLYEEFIKTLQSSSTASQQLMFPIELSFSKPEIESILKLKQFFEDIGFIIDIEADKVILTGIPLHISDSQIPEVFSEIVQQHIENVYGGENSQKEAFAKSISKNLAVKTGQTLTEEEQETLLNNLFACEESLTSPSGKRIYSTFSLTDIDKYF, from the coding sequence ATGACAGATATAATTCGCTTATTACCAGACCACGTAGCTAACCAGATTGCAGCAGGAGAAGTGATTCAGCGTCCCGCCTCGGCTGTGAAAGAATTGCTTGAAAATGCCATTGATGCCAAAGCTACAGAAATTAAACTTATTATTAAAGATGCGGGAAAAACTTTAGTGCAAGTTATTGATAATGGGATTGGTATGAGCGTTACAGATGCTCGCTTGGCTTTTGAACGTCACGCAACTTCAAAGATTCAAAAAGCGGAGGATTTGTTTCATTTACAAACAAAAGGATTTAGAGGTGAGGCTTTGGCTTCAATTGCCGCAATTGCTCACGTAGAGCTAATTACAAAACGCCCATCTGATGAATTGGGAACGGAACTTCGCATTGAGGGAAGCAAAGTTACTTATCAGGAACCTTGCGTAACTGCCAACGGAACTTCCATTGCGATGAAAAATCTGTTTTTTAACATTCCGGCTCGTCGGAATTTCTTAAAATCTGATTCTGTGGAACTTCGGCACGTGCTAGACGAATTTCACAGAGTTGCATTGGCTCATCCGAATATCCATTTCTATTTTTATAATAATGGAAGTGAGCTGTTTAACTTGCCCGTTGCAAATTTCAGACAACGGATAGTTCACATATTCGGTGCTAAAACAAATGAGAAATTAGTTCCTGTTGAGGAAGAAACTCCTATACTGAAAATCAGCGGATTTATTGTAAAACCCGAATATATCACAAAAAGCAAATCATTACAATTTTTGATGGTTAATCATCGTTTTGTGAAAAGCAGATACTTAAATCACGCAATTACAACGGCTTATGAAGGCTTGATTAACAGTCAGCAACAACCCGATTATTTCATTCAGCTTGAGGTTGACCCTTCTTCCATTGATATTAACATTCATCCTACAAAAACTGAGGTTAAATTTGAGGACGAACACAGTATTTATGCTCTTTTAAAATCGGCGGTGAAACACAGTTTAGGGCAATTTAACATAGCTCCGACACTTGATTTTAACAGAGATGCTTCTTTTGATATTCCGTACAATTACAAGGATAAAGAGCCTGTTTTTCCGAAAATAGAAATAGACCCCGATTTTAATCCGTTTAAGGAAGAAATAAAGCCAAAATCATCATATTCAAGTAGTTATTCACATCAATCAAAAAAGCAACCTGCTTGGGAAAGCCTATATTCGGAAATAGATTCTGGGCTGAATAATTTTGAGTCTCAAGTGATTGAAAGTAAGCTGTTTGATACTGAAACTCCAATTTTGCAAACAGGAAAAAAAATCATTTCCTTTGGGAGGAAGTACCTCGTAACGACATTGGGAGGAGAATTAATTGTGGTTAATATTCATCGGGCACATCAACGTGTTCTGTATGAGGAATTTATAAAAACCTTACAATCAAGCAGTACGGCAAGCCAACAGTTGATGTTTCCTATTGAACTTTCTTTTTCAAAACCCGAAATTGAAAGTATTTTAAAATTGAAACAATTTTTTGAGGATATTGGATTCATAATTGATATTGAAGCAGATAAAGTTATTTTGACCGGAATTCCGCTTCATATTTCGGATAGCCAAATACCGGAAGTTTTTTCGGAAATAGTACAACAACACATTGAAAATGTATATGGAGGAGAAAACTCTCAAAAAGAGGCATTTGCAAAAAGCATTTCTAAAAATTTGGCTGTAAAAACAGGGCAAACTCTAACGGAGGAAGAGCAAGAAACTTTACTGAATAATTTGTTTGCTTGTGAAGAAAGTTTAACTTCGCCCTCTGGAAAACGGATTTACAGCACATTTTCACTAACTGATATTGATAAATATTTTTAA